From a region of the Maridesulfovibrio ferrireducens genome:
- the gdhA gene encoding NADP-specific glutamate dehydrogenase produces the protein MDILELIKNRDPNEREFHQAVSEVVDSIKPVLDRNPEYRSARILERIVEPERVIMFRVPWVDDDGDVHVNRGFRIEMNSAIGPYKGGLRFHPSVNLGILKFLAFEQVFKNSLTSLPMGGGKGGSDFDPKGKSDMEVMRFCQSFMMELCRHIGPDTDVPAGDIGVGAREIGFLFGMYKKIRNEFTGVLTGKGLNWGGSLVRPEATGYGAVYFAAEMLDTKSKTLDGTTSLVSGSGNVAQFAMEKLIQLGSKAITFSDSSGYIYDEKGVDREKLDFIMNLKNVRRGRVSEYADKYPEAVYTPVNPDAGFNPLWNHKADCAFPCATQNEINDKDAAHMVANKVKVLSEGANMPTTPDGVELFLNNGLLYGPGKAANAGGVSVSGLEMSQNSMRLGWSREEVDQRLKAIMKNVHKTCKETADQYGTPFNYVNGANIAGFVKVADAMLDQGIV, from the coding sequence ATGGATATATTGGAATTGATTAAAAACAGAGATCCTAATGAAAGAGAATTTCATCAGGCTGTAAGCGAAGTCGTGGATTCTATCAAACCTGTTTTGGATCGTAATCCTGAGTACCGCAGTGCACGTATTCTTGAACGTATTGTTGAACCTGAACGTGTAATAATGTTTCGCGTTCCCTGGGTTGATGATGATGGCGATGTGCATGTTAACCGCGGTTTTAGAATTGAGATGAACAGTGCAATCGGACCTTATAAAGGCGGTCTTAGATTTCACCCTTCAGTCAATCTCGGAATCTTGAAATTTCTTGCTTTTGAACAGGTATTTAAAAACTCACTTACTTCTCTCCCTATGGGTGGCGGTAAGGGCGGATCTGACTTTGACCCTAAAGGCAAATCAGATATGGAAGTTATGCGCTTTTGTCAGAGTTTTATGATGGAACTATGCCGTCATATCGGTCCTGATACTGATGTCCCTGCTGGAGATATCGGAGTCGGCGCTCGTGAGATCGGTTTCCTTTTCGGTATGTATAAAAAAATCCGTAATGAGTTTACCGGTGTTTTGACTGGTAAAGGTCTTAATTGGGGCGGTAGTTTGGTTCGTCCTGAAGCAACTGGTTACGGCGCTGTTTATTTTGCAGCTGAAATGCTTGATACCAAAAGTAAGACTTTAGACGGGACGACCAGTCTTGTTTCCGGTTCTGGGAACGTTGCTCAGTTTGCCATGGAAAAACTCATTCAACTGGGAAGCAAAGCCATAACTTTCTCTGATTCTTCCGGTTATATTTATGATGAAAAAGGCGTTGATCGTGAGAAACTTGATTTCATCATGAATCTTAAGAACGTCCGGCGTGGACGCGTCAGCGAATATGCCGATAAATATCCGGAAGCAGTATATACTCCGGTTAATCCTGACGCTGGTTTTAATCCTCTCTGGAATCATAAGGCAGATTGTGCTTTCCCTTGTGCCACTCAGAATGAAATTAATGATAAAGATGCCGCACATATGGTAGCAAATAAAGTTAAAGTCCTTTCTGAAGGTGCCAATATGCCTACTACTCCTGACGGTGTAGAATTATTCCTTAATAATGGACTGCTTTACGGTCCTGGAAAGGCGGCTAATGCCGGTGGTGTTTCTGTTTCAGGGCTTGAAATGAGCCAGAACAGCATGCGCCTTGGCTGGTCGAGAGAAGAAGTAGATCAGAGACTCAAGGCTATTATGAAGAATGTTCATAAGACTTGTAAAGAAACAGCTGATCAATACGGCACACCTTTTAATTATGTAAATGGTGCTAACATTGCCGGTTTCGTAAAAGTTGCGGATGCAATGCTTGATCAAGGTATTGTATAG
- a CDS encoding symporter small accessory protein, whose translation MLGLGSIEIVLVFWLCLLAALGCVAYGIINWNKKGKPDATAKVIDIKAEDK comes from the coding sequence ATGTTAGGTTTAGGAAGTATTGAGATAGTATTAGTTTTTTGGCTTTGCTTGCTGGCAGCGCTTGGCTGCGTTGCTTACGGCATTATCAACTGGAATAAAAAAGGTAAGCCGGATGCTACTGCGAAAGTAATTGATATAAAGGCTGAGGATAAATAG